A single window of Halobacillus naozhouensis DNA harbors:
- the fabI gene encoding enoyl-ACP reductase FabI, giving the protein MKDLLQLKGKHIVVMGVANQRSIAWGVARSLHKAGAKLTFTYRKERSYKKLEKLLNDSEIDAELVLACDVNDDQSITEAFEQIGEKLGVIHGLVHSVASAPTEDLKGNFIDTSRDGFAAAQDSSAYSLVAVTKAARPFMTEGGSILAMSYLGAERVVGGYNVMGVAKASLEASVKYLASEIGGDQIRVNAISAGAIRTISAKGVPSFNQILHQIEKTSPLKRNVTQEDVGDMSVAMMSALSRGVTGEIVYVDSGYNILG; this is encoded by the coding sequence ATGAAAGATTTATTGCAGTTAAAAGGAAAGCACATCGTAGTTATGGGTGTGGCTAATCAAAGAAGTATAGCTTGGGGTGTCGCTAGGTCTTTACACAAAGCGGGAGCCAAACTAACTTTTACATATAGAAAAGAACGTTCGTATAAAAAGTTGGAAAAGCTTCTGAACGACAGCGAAATAGACGCCGAACTTGTTCTAGCTTGTGATGTAAATGATGACCAGAGTATTACGGAGGCTTTTGAGCAGATAGGCGAGAAACTGGGTGTGATCCATGGTCTCGTCCATTCTGTTGCATCAGCGCCTACTGAGGATTTGAAAGGAAACTTTATTGATACATCAAGAGATGGATTTGCGGCGGCACAGGACTCGAGTGCTTATTCGCTCGTCGCTGTGACGAAAGCTGCCAGACCGTTCATGACCGAAGGCGGTTCGATTCTGGCGATGAGTTATTTAGGTGCTGAACGTGTGGTCGGCGGATACAATGTGATGGGCGTAGCCAAAGCTTCCCTCGAAGCATCCGTGAAGTACCTTGCCTCTGAAATCGGCGGAGACCAGATTCGCGTTAATGCCATTTCAGCTGGGGCGATCAGGACGATCTCAGCCAAAGGCGTTCCTTCCTTTAATCAAATTCTTCATCAAATTGAAAAAACGTCTCCCTTAAAACGGAACGTAACCCAGGAAGACGTTGGGGATATGAGTGTGGCGATGATGAGTGCTTTATCAAGAGGGGTAACTGGTGAAATTGTCTACGTGGATTCGGGCTACAATATCCTTGGTTGA
- a CDS encoding flavin monoamine oxidase family protein: MSMKNYADLTYPDDMITIIRDGLPPAGPPKTVVIAGAGMAGLVSASLLKRAGHRVIVLEGNDRPGGKVFTLREPFACDNYVELGAMRIPSTHALVFEYIKRFRLHVNQFNNSTPQDLIYVNDILTTREYYEQHPNVLQFPLEEWEKGQTASELFLNAVQPFLDLYNSSSPQRQEELKKQFADYSMGDYLRNNPFGPSLSPVAIQMIMVLLGIEGFPEFSFVDILTDIIYPIFSADTQFFEITGGNDQLPKAFLPELHQDIRYGHKVERITQSSSGVTIETRNPRTNERQCFASDYSIIAMPFTVFQFIDVHPYQSISFKKWQAIRSLPSVAAVKIAIEFKHRFWEQMNVGNAITDLPTMFSYIPSHNEGCPGPGVLLASYSWGQNASLWTSLTESDFVHYVLKDLTKIYGPVVYQQYLQAYAFDWAQNPYSAGCFTLLTPHQLIAFGDVISTPEGRIHFAGEHTSSFHGWVEGAVESGIRVAYEINAREK; this comes from the coding sequence ATGTCCATGAAAAACTATGCAGACCTAACCTATCCAGATGATATGATTACCATCATTAGGGATGGTTTACCACCTGCTGGTCCACCTAAAACGGTCGTAATTGCTGGGGCCGGTATGGCGGGACTAGTGTCTGCATCATTACTGAAGCGGGCTGGCCATCGTGTGATTGTGCTTGAGGGAAATGACCGGCCGGGCGGCAAAGTCTTCACATTACGTGAGCCGTTTGCCTGTGATAATTACGTTGAGCTTGGAGCCATGCGTATTCCTAGTACTCACGCACTAGTTTTTGAGTATATTAAGCGATTCAGGCTCCATGTGAATCAATTTAACAATAGTACACCACAGGACTTGATTTATGTAAATGACATTCTGACGACAAGAGAATATTATGAACAACATCCGAACGTTTTACAATTTCCCCTAGAGGAATGGGAAAAAGGTCAAACAGCATCCGAGTTGTTCCTCAATGCCGTACAGCCTTTTCTTGACTTATACAATAGCAGTTCACCACAACGACAAGAAGAATTAAAAAAACAGTTCGCTGACTATTCTATGGGGGACTACTTACGAAATAATCCCTTTGGCCCTTCCCTCTCCCCTGTAGCTATCCAAATGATTATGGTCCTGCTCGGGATTGAAGGATTTCCAGAATTCTCCTTCGTTGATATTCTGACTGATATCATTTATCCGATTTTTAGTGCAGATACCCAATTTTTCGAAATTACCGGCGGCAATGACCAGCTTCCGAAAGCCTTTCTTCCCGAACTGCATCAAGACATTCGATACGGCCATAAAGTAGAACGCATTACACAATCCAGCTCTGGCGTTACCATTGAAACAAGGAATCCGCGGACAAATGAGAGACAGTGTTTTGCAAGTGACTATAGCATAATAGCTATGCCGTTTACAGTCTTTCAATTCATTGATGTCCACCCTTATCAATCGATTTCCTTTAAAAAATGGCAGGCGATCCGATCACTGCCAAGCGTCGCCGCAGTAAAGATTGCGATTGAATTTAAGCATCGGTTCTGGGAACAAATGAATGTAGGTAACGCGATTACCGACTTACCCACCATGTTCTCCTACATTCCCAGTCACAACGAGGGCTGCCCTGGACCAGGGGTGCTGCTTGCAAGTTACAGCTGGGGACAAAACGCTTCGCTATGGACCAGTTTAACAGAATCCGATTTTGTTCATTATGTGCTGAAAGATTTAACAAAAATCTATGGCCCTGTTGTCTATCAGCAATACTTGCAGGCTTACGCTTTTGACTGGGCCCAGAATCCTTATTCAGCAGGATGTTTTACACTGCTGACGCCACATCAACTCATTGCTTTTGGTGATGTCATCAGCACGCCGGAAGGGCGGATCCATTTTGCCGGAGAACACACCTCTTCGTTTCATGGCTGGGTAGAAGGGGCTGTAGAATCAGGCATCCGGGTTGCTTATGAAATCAATGCCCGTGAAAAATAA
- a CDS encoding DedA family protein, with amino-acid sequence MEDLLLSIINDYGYIGIFVLIALENIFPPIPSEVILTFGGFVTTNTPLSVVGVVISSTLGSVFGAVVLYGVGLLLDVERLEKIVDRWGKVLRLTRKDIYKADAWFDKYGPWTVFLCRFVPLIRSLISIPAGMSNMNFAAFLALTTLGTLIWNTVLILIGASVGDSWHSIVSYMDIYSNIVYVILAIVFVLVVIWYVRKVKRAK; translated from the coding sequence ATGGAGGATTTACTGCTTTCCATTATTAATGATTACGGATATATAGGAATTTTTGTATTAATTGCTTTAGAAAACATTTTCCCTCCGATCCCATCAGAAGTCATCTTAACATTCGGCGGCTTCGTCACAACGAACACGCCCTTATCAGTAGTAGGGGTAGTCATTAGTTCAACGCTTGGATCTGTTTTTGGAGCGGTCGTTTTATATGGAGTAGGGTTGCTGCTTGATGTTGAACGCCTGGAGAAGATCGTTGACAGATGGGGGAAGGTTCTCCGTTTGACGAGGAAAGATATTTATAAAGCGGATGCCTGGTTTGACAAGTATGGCCCGTGGACAGTGTTCTTGTGCCGCTTCGTCCCGCTCATCCGCAGTCTGATTTCCATTCCAGCCGGGATGTCTAATATGAATTTTGCGGCGTTCCTTGCATTGACAACGCTTGGTACCTTGATTTGGAACACAGTTCTGATTTTAATTGGCGCCTCTGTGGGGGATTCCTGGCACAGCATCGTCAGCTATATGGACATTTACTCGAATATCGTGTATGTGATTCTGGCGATTGTGTTTGTGCTGGTGGTCATCTGGTATGTTAGAAAAGTGAAAAGAGCTAAGTAG
- a CDS encoding manganese-dependent inorganic pyrophosphatase — MSKTLIFGHKNPDTDTICSAIVYADLKKKLGLDVEPVRLGEVGSETQFALEKFNVEAPRQVDTVANEVDQVILVDHNERQQSVEDIDDVQVLEVIDHHRIANFETKGPLYYRAEPVGCTATILNKLYKENNQQISQPMAGLMLSSIISDSLLFKSPTCTEQDVQAAKELAKIAGVDAEQYGLDMLKAGADISDKSAAALISLDAKEFSMGEAKVEIAQVNTVDTAEVLARKGEIESAIEAVVQDKDLDLFLFVITDILTNDSTVVAVGEKRDVVSEAFDVAFDGNQAVLEGVVSRKKQIVPPLNEKFL; from the coding sequence TTGAGTAAAACCTTAATATTTGGTCATAAAAATCCAGATACAGATACGATTTGTTCGGCAATTGTGTATGCCGACTTGAAGAAAAAGCTGGGATTAGATGTAGAACCAGTGCGCCTGGGTGAAGTAGGAAGCGAAACCCAGTTTGCGTTAGAGAAATTTAACGTGGAAGCACCACGTCAAGTGGACACCGTTGCGAACGAAGTGGATCAGGTGATCTTAGTCGATCATAACGAGCGTCAGCAAAGTGTTGAAGACATTGATGACGTACAAGTCCTTGAAGTGATTGACCATCACCGGATCGCTAACTTCGAAACGAAAGGCCCGCTTTATTACCGCGCAGAACCCGTTGGCTGTACAGCAACGATCCTGAATAAACTGTATAAAGAAAATAACCAGCAAATCAGTCAGCCAATGGCAGGATTAATGCTTTCATCCATAATTTCTGACTCGCTGCTGTTTAAATCTCCAACGTGTACAGAACAAGATGTACAAGCCGCAAAAGAGCTAGCCAAAATCGCCGGCGTTGACGCTGAACAGTATGGTCTTGACATGCTTAAAGCAGGTGCTGATATTAGTGATAAGTCAGCTGCCGCCTTGATTTCCCTTGATGCGAAAGAGTTTTCCATGGGAGAAGCGAAAGTCGAAATTGCTCAAGTCAATACCGTCGATACAGCTGAAGTTCTAGCACGTAAAGGCGAGATTGAATCAGCGATCGAAGCCGTTGTACAAGACAAAGATCTTGACTTGTTCCTATTTGTCATCACCGACATTCTTACCAATGACTCAACGGTTGTCGCCGTAGGGGAGAAACGCGACGTAGTGTCCGAAGCATTTGATGTAGCATTCGACGGGAACCAGGCTGTTCTTGAAGGTGTTGTATCTCGTAAAAAACAAATCGTACCACCGCTTAATGAAAAATTCCTATAA
- a CDS encoding TetR/AcrR family transcriptional regulator: MSRSVKKETLLKVAERLFYEHGFHGVGLKQIISEANVATMTLYNHFSSKDNLVEEVLKQREESYWSYLDSHVEMDSDSPFILAVEAHGRWLKEQSYRGCMFLRAIEDYAGTDNEIENIARGHKSKLLKYFQQLAQRKGKDNERDLANRFTLLLEGTTSMTTLIGAEKATEHSIAMARTLVQHTS; encoded by the coding sequence ATGAGTCGATCTGTAAAAAAAGAGACATTACTTAAAGTAGCTGAACGGTTATTTTATGAGCACGGATTTCATGGAGTGGGATTGAAGCAAATCATCAGTGAAGCGAATGTAGCAACGATGACACTTTATAATCATTTTTCTTCCAAGGACAATTTGGTTGAAGAAGTACTTAAACAGCGGGAAGAAAGCTATTGGTCTTATTTGGATTCACATGTAGAAATGGATTCAGATTCCCCATTTATTCTTGCTGTTGAAGCTCATGGTCGTTGGTTAAAAGAACAATCCTACAGAGGATGTATGTTTTTAAGAGCGATAGAAGATTATGCGGGAACTGATAATGAGATTGAAAACATTGCAAGAGGGCACAAATCCAAATTGCTCAAGTATTTTCAGCAATTGGCTCAAAGGAAAGGGAAAGATAACGAACGAGATTTAGCTAATCGATTTACATTGCTGCTTGAAGGAACCACTTCCATGACGACATTAATTGGTGCAGAGAAAGCAACGGAACATTCTATTGCGATGGCGAGGACACTTGTCCAACATACATCGTAA
- a CDS encoding MFS transporter: MKFSKLVLPGVTMVAVTYGLARFSFGLLLPAMNGSLEMSEFVSGMISSLFYLAYCFTIILSTVITTKEGPRRMIISAGLSAFAGLLLIGITPNVWVLALGVLLAGGSTGLISPPYGAAISLWIKEDKQGKANTWINSGTSFGIVLSGVGAILLTPNWRLTYLIYAILTLLVLIWNFRAIPKDGAISSLMFKKGNLSIRGVKGSIPLIFASLTLGVSTAAFWTFSRSFIEAAGDYSDWQLSGFWVIIGLFGVLGGFSGSLVEKGGLSLAYKLGSLSIASSSIILSFTPGNLVMTYLSAGLFGCSYIFLTGVLLVWGIRVFITNASLGIGVPFLLLAVGQVIGSLLAGLFIGIWGYVTSFILFGLVGMVATLIGPKKRNKKVIKHTQ, encoded by the coding sequence ATGAAATTTTCAAAATTAGTTTTACCTGGAGTTACGATGGTTGCTGTCACCTATGGATTGGCGAGGTTTAGTTTTGGTTTGCTTCTCCCCGCGATGAATGGATCACTTGAAATGTCAGAGTTTGTATCAGGGATGATTTCTTCGCTGTTTTATTTAGCCTATTGCTTCACGATCATTCTATCCACTGTGATCACGACAAAAGAAGGGCCAAGAAGGATGATTATCTCAGCTGGACTGTCAGCCTTTGCTGGATTGCTGTTGATAGGTATCACTCCAAATGTATGGGTGCTTGCGTTAGGAGTATTATTGGCTGGAGGAAGCACAGGTTTGATATCTCCACCTTATGGCGCGGCTATATCGCTTTGGATTAAAGAGGATAAACAAGGGAAGGCGAATACATGGATCAATTCAGGAACAAGTTTTGGCATTGTCCTTTCTGGAGTAGGAGCGATTTTATTAACACCAAATTGGAGATTGACCTATTTGATCTATGCTATCTTGACGTTGCTGGTATTGATATGGAATTTCAGAGCGATTCCGAAAGACGGGGCGATTTCGAGTTTGATGTTTAAAAAAGGAAACCTCTCTATACGAGGAGTAAAAGGATCGATCCCTTTAATTTTTGCATCTCTAACCCTGGGAGTTTCCACAGCGGCCTTTTGGACATTTTCCAGATCTTTTATTGAAGCGGCTGGTGATTATAGTGATTGGCAGCTTTCTGGATTTTGGGTCATTATAGGACTATTTGGTGTGCTAGGAGGATTTTCTGGTTCTCTAGTTGAAAAGGGGGGCTTGTCTTTAGCTTATAAATTGGGGAGTTTGTCGATTGCTTCATCATCGATCATTCTATCTTTTACACCTGGAAATTTGGTAATGACGTACTTATCGGCTGGACTCTTCGGTTGTTCCTATATATTCTTGACCGGAGTACTTCTTGTCTGGGGAATCCGTGTATTTATTACGAATGCATCATTAGGTATTGGCGTTCCCTTTTTACTTTTGGCGGTGGGACAAGTCATAGGTTCATTACTCGCTGGATTGTTTATTGGAATATGGGGCTATGTTACTTCTTTTATACTTTTTGGATTAGTTGGCATGGTGGCTACCCTTATAGGCCCAAAAAAGAGAAACAAGAAAGTGATTAAACACACACAATAA